A genomic region of Xiphophorus couchianus chromosome 9, X_couchianus-1.0, whole genome shotgun sequence contains the following coding sequences:
- the LOC114151637 gene encoding caspase-8-like isoform X1, with product MSVCLSGPEGCVNNRSAQQATAPSEDIDEFYSLTQNPRGLCVIISNEDFMGSKYKKRLGSKMDNENLSKLFKRFGFVLDIHKDLTADKITETLKKLSERDFSKEDALVVCVLSHGEIGTIIGTDEKEVTLEQIFEPFKNVSSLFGKPKLFFIQACQQKVPQKTNQDEPSKETPSNSVYSDATCPSKDGDILIGMATVPYSKAYRHTEDGSIYIQILCKELENAAKSPKRDDILTVLTRMNRKVNNHCLIPSRQMPEPKYTLTKRLVLRFV from the exons atgtctgtttgtcTTTCAGGTCCAGAAGGATGCGTTAACAATCGTAGTGCACAACAGGCGACAGCGCCATCCGAAGAC ATAGACGAGTTCTACAGTCTGACACAGAATCCTCGAGGCTTGTGTGTGATCATCAGCAACGAGGACTTCATGGGCTCTAAATACAAAAAACGTCTTGGAAGCAAAATGGACAACG AAAATCTAAGCAAGCTGTTCAAACGCTTCGGCTTTGTTCTGGACATACACAAAGACCTGACAGCCGACAAGATTACAGAGACGCTCAAGAAGCTGAGCGAGAGGGACTTTTCTAAAGAGGATGCCTTG GTGGTGTGTGTGCTATCCCACGGAGAAATAGGCACCATCATTGGCACCGATGAAAAGGAAGTGACACTGGAACAAATATTCGAGCCGTTCAAGAACGTTTCCTCCTTGTTTGGGAAGCCCAAGCTCTTCTTCATTCAGGCATGTCAGCAAAAGGTGCCTCAAAAGACAAACCAGGATGAGCCGTCCAAAGAGACGCCATCCAATTCTGTCTACTCGGACGCAACTTGTCCTTCTAAGGATGGAGACATTTTGATTGGCATGGCCACAGTGCCTTACAGCAAAGCTTATCGGCACACAGAAGATGGCTCCATATACATCCAGATACTCTGCAAGGAGCTGGAAAATGCAGCTAAAAG CCCGAAGAGAGATGACATACTCACCGTCTTAACGCGTATGAACAGGAAGGTCAACAACCATTGTTTGATACCTAGTAGGCAGATGCCAGAGCCCAAATACACTCTCACCAAGAGGCTCGTCTTGAGATTTGTTTGA
- the LOC114151637 gene encoding caspase-8-like isoform X2: MGSKYKKRLGSKMDNENLSKLFKRFGFVLDIHKDLTADKITETLKKLSERDFSKEDALVVCVLSHGEIGTIIGTDEKEVTLEQIFEPFKNVSSLFGKPKLFFIQACQQKVPQKTNQDEPSKETPSNSVYSDATCPSKDGDILIGMATVPYSKAYRHTEDGSIYIQILCKELENAAKSPKRDDILTVLTRMNRKVNNHCLIPSRQMPEPKYTLTKRLVLRFV; this comes from the exons ATGGGCTCTAAATACAAAAAACGTCTTGGAAGCAAAATGGACAACG AAAATCTAAGCAAGCTGTTCAAACGCTTCGGCTTTGTTCTGGACATACACAAAGACCTGACAGCCGACAAGATTACAGAGACGCTCAAGAAGCTGAGCGAGAGGGACTTTTCTAAAGAGGATGCCTTG GTGGTGTGTGTGCTATCCCACGGAGAAATAGGCACCATCATTGGCACCGATGAAAAGGAAGTGACACTGGAACAAATATTCGAGCCGTTCAAGAACGTTTCCTCCTTGTTTGGGAAGCCCAAGCTCTTCTTCATTCAGGCATGTCAGCAAAAGGTGCCTCAAAAGACAAACCAGGATGAGCCGTCCAAAGAGACGCCATCCAATTCTGTCTACTCGGACGCAACTTGTCCTTCTAAGGATGGAGACATTTTGATTGGCATGGCCACAGTGCCTTACAGCAAAGCTTATCGGCACACAGAAGATGGCTCCATATACATCCAGATACTCTGCAAGGAGCTGGAAAATGCAGCTAAAAG CCCGAAGAGAGATGACATACTCACCGTCTTAACGCGTATGAACAGGAAGGTCAACAACCATTGTTTGATACCTAGTAGGCAGATGCCAGAGCCCAAATACACTCTCACCAAGAGGCTCGTCTTGAGATTTGTTTGA